The DNA region TGCCCGAATTACCGCTGAGCTCGTTCAGAAAGACCACCGATCATGACCCGCCAAGCCAGAATATCAATAATAGTATTAGCCGTGCTTCATGCCGTAGGCATCATCGGAATATTAACTCCTTTTAGGCCGTATTTCGTAGCTCTGACACCGCTAAATCTGCTGATAACCGCCTATCTGCTCATCCGAAACCAAAGCGAGATATCGCTCCGCACGGTGTGGATCATGCTGATGGCGTACTTCCTTGGGCTCGGTGTAGAGATCGCCGGGGTGTCGACCGGGGTAATATTCGGCGAGTACAAATACGGTATCGTGCTGGGCCCCAAGATCGCGGGAGCCCCTATGATGATTGGGATCAACTATCTCATTTTACTTTTTGCCTCGGGTGAGCTGGCTCGATGGATGTTCAACTGGTTTGGCTGGCGCATTATCGCCGGTGCTTTTAGTATGGTTTTGCTCGATATTCTCATTGAGCCCGTAGCCATATCCTTGGAGTGGTGGAGCTGGACTTGCGGAATTCCGCCACTCACGAACTATGTAGGCTGGTTCGTGGTTTCTTTGCTGATGCACGCCTTGTACGCGGTTTCTTTGAACGATCAAAATAATCGCATTGGCGCGGCTGTATACGGAATACTATTCGCCTTTTTCTTGTTGCTTAACTTTGCATTCGCATGACCTTGGCACTACATATCGCGATCTTCATCGGCACCTTCTTCGGAATGGAATTCACAGCGTGGTTCACCCACAAGTACGTTATGCACGGGCCGCTTTGGATCTTGCACAAAGATCACCATCAGGTGGAGCCCGGATTCTTTGAAAAGAACGACGCCTTCTTCCTCATTTTTGCCGTACCGAGTTGGCTCGGTATCATGCTTGGACTCATGTATCAACAGTACTGGGCCGTATGGATGGGCGCGGGAATCGCCGCATATGGATTTACCTATTTTTTGGTGCACGATGTGTTTATTCACCAGCGATTTAAATGGCTTCGTAGATCCGACCACCCCTACTGGCGTGCGGTCCGAAAAGCTCATAAAGTCCATCATAAACACTTGAATAAGGAGCAGGGCGAATGCTTCGGAATGCTCGTGGTGCCCTTTAAATTCTACCGCGAGGTCTATCGGTCTATCCATGCCCAACGGCGATGAACGAGCACCATTACTACCTGCTCATCAACCTGTTTACCATCAGCGTGCCAATCATCCGGAGCTTTGAGCCCCGCATCGCGTATTACAAGAGTTTTAGGCAGCTCGGTGTGGGTATCGCCCTCACAGGCGGATTCTTCATTATCTGGGATGCGATCTTTACCGCACGGGAGGTTTGGGGCTTTAACCCGCGCTATCTTTCAGGGATCGAAGCCTTTGGTTTACCCTTGGGCGAATGGCTGTTCTTTGTTACCGTACCCTTTGCTTGCGTGTTCATATACCGCGTTCTCAATTACTTTTTTCCGCGCGACCCCGCGGGTCGATGGAGTGCCTACCTCACGCAATTCCTCGTTTCCTTTAGTCTAGCCCTTGCTATTACCAACTTTCAGCGCGAATACACCTTTTGGACCTTTTTGCTGCTTGGCCTTACCCTCGGATTTCTACACTACAAAGGAGCCAATCACCTCGGCTATTTCTACCGAACCTACGGCGTTATTCTGATCCCTTTTTTGATCGTGAATGGAATTCTGACGGGAACGGGCATCGAAGAACAGATTGTGTGG from Flavobacteriales bacterium includes:
- a CDS encoding carotenoid biosynthesis protein, producing the protein MTRQARISIIVLAVLHAVGIIGILTPFRPYFVALTPLNLLITAYLLIRNQSEISLRTVWIMLMAYFLGLGVEIAGVSTGVIFGEYKYGIVLGPKIAGAPMMIGINYLILLFASGELARWMFNWFGWRIIAGAFSMVLLDILIEPVAISLEWWSWTCGIPPLTNYVGWFVVSLLMHALYAVSLNDQNNRIGAAVYGILFAFFLLLNFAFA
- a CDS encoding sterol desaturase family protein, with the protein product MTLALHIAIFIGTFFGMEFTAWFTHKYVMHGPLWILHKDHHQVEPGFFEKNDAFFLIFAVPSWLGIMLGLMYQQYWAVWMGAGIAAYGFTYFLVHDVFIHQRFKWLRRSDHPYWRAVRKAHKVHHKHLNKEQGECFGMLVVPFKFYREVYRSIHAQRR
- a CDS encoding lycopene cyclase domain-containing protein; translated protein: MNEHHYYLLINLFTISVPIIRSFEPRIAYYKSFRQLGVGIALTGGFFIIWDAIFTAREVWGFNPRYLSGIEAFGLPLGEWLFFVTVPFACVFIYRVLNYFFPRDPAGRWSAYLTQFLVSFSLALAITNFQREYTFWTFLLLGLTLGFLHYKGANHLGYFYRTYGVILIPFLIVNGILTGTGIEEQIVWYNDAENLGIRIGTIPVEDTFYGMLLILGVVTIYEYQIQKNESS